ccacaaacaaaaaccacaacatCTAGACTTCTCAGCAACAGCTCCTGCATAAAATGTAGTACAATTCTGGTTACAACTCAAAATTTAAGTCTTTGAGgtagaacaaaaaaatatatcaaaatatacaaTTTAAGGAGAATTTCAGCTAATAAAACTCAACTTTACCTGGTCATTAATCTTCTGCAagtttaagttttcttttcttttatttatttatttatttatttgagagagagagacagtgagagagagcatgagcgaggagaaggtcagagagcgaagcagactccccatggagctgggagcctgatgtgggactcgatcccgggactccaggatcacgccctgagccggaggcagtcgtccaaccagctgagccacccaggcgtcccaagtttaAGTTTTCATATTAACTATATTTTGTGAATATTCAGTCAATGACAAGAGTAAAATGTTTTACACACAGAAATGAATCATgtgcttgtttcttttatttaaaacactCCCCATATGTGAAAGTACATGTACCTAAATGTTTTTCTATTCATCTTTTCAAGTTTAGGTGTGAGAGAATGGAGAAaatttgttctttgtatattttcatcTTGAGATGATGTAAGCTCCtctaaatttctgaaaaaaactTATTATATAATTAAGACAAATATTTTCATAACCAAATGACCATGTTTTTCTAGTTTATTAGTCGCACGACATACATCCCATTATTGACTCAACACTGAAAGTAAGTTTATTTCAGCCTCCCTGCAAAGACGAAGAGATGTCAGAAGAAGCTGAAATAAGCTTCTTCTCATCCTCTGATGGGCATCAGGGTCTTCCGGTGGTCCAATTAGTATCCACTCTATTACTCAAAAGTAGTATTTCGAAGTCCAAGGACAATGGACTGTGAAAATGGCCTCACATGCTTCTTGGACTACATTCCTCAGCTCTGCCGCAGCCCCTCTCTCTTTTAGGGTACCTTGGCAAAGGGATTTCGTGGTATTTGAGATTTTAAGTTAGCCTAATTTTCAAACCACATCCTAATTTTcatatgtaaagaaaaattatatccaAGGTTTTATAGGTATTCtgtcaacattctttttttttttttttaatttttctgtcaaCACTCCTAGCAGCTGTAAACCGAAGCGCTCTTAGGGAAGGTAGTCGATTCGTCGGAGGCAATGTCTTAAACGACTCTCAGTTGCTGTCATTCTCTCACTGTAAAATAGACGGAACCAGTTAAAAGTATGTCCGGTCCCATTCCCCAGCCGAGAGCAGTGTATTCAAAGGCAGCGACTGTTGGCTAGTCCGCTCCCGCTGACTTACAGCTTTCTACGATCCAAGTCACTGAAACGCTGCCAACCAAAGTATGAGATTTTACAATACGCCTAATTACAAATTCTAGTAAGTCAGAATTACAAACTTGTCAACTGTGCAGAATGGTcaatttataaaatacacaaaatgctGACCAATTATTTTTCGCCAAAACCTGGACATATCTTAGGTCCCTCATTTGAACGGATATCCGTCATTACTCAACAAATGCCTGAATTTACTGGTATTAGCGAAACCTGAACATCTGTAATCATCCTGTAAAGATGACCAGCGTTTCCTTGAGAAGGTTTTCATTTCGGGTCTTTCGGAACGCTGTTTCAAAGGGTACTGCGCTGCATCTTTAGCTCTGATCTTTAAGAAACAGACTATGATATCCTTTAGTAACTTTACAAAGTGATTAATGGCGCACACTTCTCCATCGAAGAGATGCTCATCTAAATCTACAAAAAGGTAAAGATGCCCAGAAAGCTCACATAAAATCTGCTGCTGCAGAAACAGGTCTCTCTGTTTAGGAAGCAGTTCACAGACTGCCATCCTTGAGTGGGTTCTCACGATCCGCTCGCAAGTATTTATGACTTGACACAGACTTTCTGACGGGAAATGCAAACCATTCTTCTTTTTAACACACAACAGTGACCCAATTCTTGCAACTTTGAGATCGGAAGCATACAGGGCACTGACGCAGTCTTCACAAGTTAAAAGAGCCGATAACTTGTTTGCAATATAACCAGCACAACAGGTGAGTTTTCGCCTGTGATCAGACAGATCGAGTAACGCCTCACTTAGAGAACAATCAGACCAGTCTTGGCAAATATCCTCTTTGTGAAAAAGACTCTTTACAACGCTGACACCATACTGACGCTGAACTGTCCACAGGGCCAAGTCTGTCCTTCGAGCAAGTGAAATGTCAAGGATGCTTGCTTCACTCAGAAAAACTTGGTCCTGTAATCTGTATCTGGTCTCCAAACTATGGTAAGCCGCCTGGAACGCCATACAGGTAGGGGCAGAACTGGTTACTAATACCTGCCTAAGCATCTTCAAAAATAATTCCAGATGGTCTTGACTGAATTTGTAAGTCAGAAGATAGGGAGAAGGCATGACCTTAGGGAAAACGTAATTCTGGTAGAGCCACTTTAAGCTCTCAGCATTAAGTAAAAATCCCAGGAATCCTAGTTTTCGCTTCCCTTTAATTATTTGATTGTTGCTAGCATCAGATAACGTCACAAAGATCGTCTTGGCTTCGATTAGCACACGGTTAATTTTACTGTAAGTCTCAGGCAGCAGAGGCCCTTTAAGTCCTTTTCCATAACAGTTCCTACTATTAAAAATGTCAAACAGGTTGTTAATTAAGCGTAAAAAGTGGACAGTGCCGATGCAGTTCTGAAAAGGAGGCAGGCCCAGCGACAGCAAGCCCTCCAGCGCCCCAGCCACGCTCTCACTGAACACCTGGGCGGCACAGTTCATCTTCAGGACGTGGTTTTTCAGATCCGCAAGTCTTCCCGGCAGCCCCTCCATGCCGGCTAATTCCTGCTCCCCCAGCGCTGCTAACTCCACAAGGTGCCGCCAGTGTGCCGTGCCATTCATGAACTGAATGCTCTGGAAGCTCTGAAACGCGTTTCGTATTAACCTGAGCAAGTGGCAAGAGTCAAAGAAGTATGCGATCTGCTGACTGGACGATGAAGGGTGCTGGAAGGTGCACTTCAGGTCGTCTCCGTCCATGTGTATCCCCAGCGCCTTTGCCATCTGCACGCTGTGAGCTGTAGCATCAGACGTGACGGCCAGAACCGTGATCCCTATGTCACTCAGTTTGCCAATGGTGAGACGCAGCAGCTGAGCCTGCAAATATCCAGACGCCCTGTTTACAAAAAAATAACCAAGAGGTGTTCTCCAGTGACCAGAAATACCCACCGCCATTAACAAAATCGTTTCGGAGGCGAGTGGCGTTTCATCGGCATCAAGTATGCCAAGGCCGAAGTCCATAAACCCTTGCAAATGGTGGCTGCTGGGGTCCCACTGAAGTTGTTGCTTGAGAGAGACGCCTTTTATGATCAGTGAACAATACTGATACAGCTGGTCTCCATTCTCTACTCTTcgctgaagaaaagaaaaaacgtTGCTGTTGAAACCTGGACTGGGTTTGCATTTGGATAACCATCtgtaaaacatgaaaaatgaaaagcataaaactcaaatgaagagacaaaaaaaggaaaaatccttaAATGGCAGTAAAGTAGGGGTGTCTGGCTGCGTCACTCAGTTGAGGATCCAGCGTTTGTCTTTGGTTCAAGTCATAATCTGGCCGTCCTGCATcgggccccacgtcaggctctgcgctcactATGGGGTCTGCttcagatcctctctccctctccaatgaataaacgaaatctttatcttttttaaaaagagtgtatttctctatttcagagacagagcacaagcaggggggagagagagaagcaggctcccagttgagcagggggccaaggcagggctcaatcctaggaccctgggatctcgacctgagcagaaagcagacacttcaccgactgagccatccaggtgcccctaaataaaat
The DNA window shown above is from Neovison vison isolate M4711 chromosome 11, ASM_NN_V1, whole genome shotgun sequence and carries:
- the THAP9 gene encoding DNA transposase THAP9 yields the protein MTRSCSAVGCSTRDTVLSRERGLSFHQFPTDTIQRSKWIRAVNRVDPRSKKIWIPGPGAILCSKHFQESDFESYGIRRKLKKGAVPSVSLYKVLQGVHLKGKARQKILKQPLPDNSQEVATEDHNYSLKRPLTIGAEKLAEVQQMLQVSKKRLLSVKNYRMIKKRKGLRLIDALADEKLLSEETECLLRAQFSDFKWELYNWRETAEYSTEMKQFACTLYLCSSKVYDYVRKILKLPHSSILRTWLSKCKPSPGFNSNVFSFLQRRVENGDQLYQYCSLIIKGVSLKQQLQWDPSSHHLQGFMDFGLGILDADETPLASETILLMAVGISGHWRTPLGYFFVNRASGYLQAQLLRLTIGKLSDIGITVLAVTSDATAHSVQMAKALGIHMDGDDLKCTFQHPSSSSQQIAYFFDSCHLLRLIRNAFQSFQSIQFMNGTAHWRHLVELAALGEQELAGMEGLPGRLADLKNHVLKMNCAAQVFSESVAGALEGLLSLGLPPFQNCIGTVHFLRLINNLFDIFNSRNCYGKGLKGPLLPETYSKINRVLIEAKTIFVTLSDASNNQIIKGKRKLGFLGFLLNAESLKWLYQNYVFPKVMPSPYLLTYKFSQDHLELFLKMLRQVLVTSSAPTCMAFQAAYHSLETRYRLQDQVFLSEASILDISLARRTDLALWTVQRQYGVSVVKSLFHKEDICQDWSDCSLSEALLDLSDHRRKLTCCAGYIANKLSALLTCEDCVSALYASDLKVARIGSLLCVKKKNGLHFPSESLCQVINTCERIVRTHSRMAVCELLPKQRDLFLQQQILCELSGHLYLFVDLDEHLFDGEVCAINHFVKLLKDIIVCFLKIRAKDAAQYPLKQRSERPEMKTFSRKRWSSLQDDYRCSGFANTSKFRHLLSNDGYPFK